The following are encoded together in the Takifugu flavidus isolate HTHZ2018 chromosome 22, ASM371156v2, whole genome shotgun sequence genome:
- the bltp3b gene encoding UHRF1-binding protein 1-like isoform X2 produces MAGLIKKQILKHLSRFAKDLSPDQINLSTLKGEGHLTNLELDKEVLQSLLDLPTWLAINRVCCNKATIRIPWTKLKTHPISLTLDKVEMEMSTCDEPRPPNGPSPIATASGQSEYGFAEKVVEGMSLSINSIIIKIRAKAFNASFELSQLQVYSVNTSWSVSDLRFTRIQDPQRGEILTFKEISWQMIRIEADAIQSVEHEMLSAPIRLITNMSKIRVTLKRRIKDCNVVASKLILILDDLLWVLTDSQLKAMVQYAKSLSEVMEKSAQQRKSMATEDQVSSAPPSTQQVRAQQAPTAADPSATMAGLFSAYDVRETSHHLQIKHLDLHICDDVHAKDKANNKRITGGAMQLSFSSITLDYYPFHRAGDSCAHWMHYGEVTKSREGWARSLLDEFKSNVEMLKSAVRDLQGPPPGHGSPQHGRISTSSSTSFNPPPPQPHKTQLMSSSVVLRMADFSIYQVSTADQRRSSPKTMLSCNKKSLYLPPEMPAIHVEFTEYYFPDGKEYPIPCPNLYVQLNALQLVLDPRSLVWLNLFALDLRQSLEQFMEIYKLNDSQKPDEHVDIKVDGLMLKLVIPTDREASYPADLPRSISVQTSEMVATNTRHPSNCTRANLEALLQAFEEEPFFSPGFSSFPRSSSSFPVLHPVFQRHAHEHDTKLHDIYRGLVTPTTSADALKTPAAIDFWALHFAQFWVDYEGTRGGKGRPQPFVDSFPLTVWACQPSKIVQHQERLREAAQSGPRRSSSGEAVARLQRKRLLKEYYSMEGVPPPCHSSDPPLLHSNGIHNRLSLDNPPSLSPSSEDAGVHVLVHVQKHLSAQVSHRQYVFLMFLQRSIKSLQQTIQRDLEEMGSKRDRKGPAQKAGDHQPFTACLGLLLKSAEVSLLLKPFPQPEGSGSPLGSELSPSESRGTLDPGVEKDSEGLGPGAEGGAAKGACTVDQLLCGGGSGSGTAHVPAPLSPILSSGTRTDSDQRVSVEERTKNSGRWSSDNGGEGGGDGAAEEVTSGLGLKAQTSDPLPTELHGNKDPTKMPQSISRKGSLSVVSDLLSSSNSSRSTSLYSISNIGRLMRDRSQSSFSVSYKNMKKSPSLQSLDNISIDSYLMEDGDTYSLLERDDVSISGFKDAITEQSATEATTVQEQEEAVSPDTVSATSQSTDDPTKDTVSVLVLKVQSVCVGMEAVGESTAVALEVGQVTPTQLGNMCLRQYLSNRSLGADTGPGKDGGPQSPEVRALLESGPRAAAHSKLAERNGFLRLQLHGYRASFLTETLRNLAHFLEDDTTPRVLPMEISVRDTHVNLKDAGSTDSEPSPVTLHVDDLIIHRRDDGSFSVGAAEKRPREEAAPTVFTQGPFYEASNSVCRVSKATQTQAPSRSPSREKMLEEENECLKLELSRAKMALAEAQMEKDSLLHRMKNLKVSTS; encoded by the exons GTTCGCTAAGGACCTGTCACCAGATCAGATCAACCTGAGCACACTGAAGGGGGAGGGTCACCTGACCAACCTGGAGCTGGACAAGGAGGTCCTCCAGAGCCTGCTGGACCTGCCCACCTGGCTGGCCATCAACCGTGTGTGCTGCAACAAGGCCACCATCAGG ATACCATGGACAAAGTTGAAGACACATCCAATCTCTTTG ACCCTGGATAAAGTCGAGATGGAGATGAGCACGTGCGACGAGCCTCGGCCCCCCAACGGGCCCTCTCCCATAGCGACGGCCTCAGGACAAAG TGAATATGGGTTTGCGGAGAAGGTCGTGGAGGGGATGTCGCTGTCCATCAACTCCATCATCATCAAGATCAGGGCCAAGGCCTTCAACGCCTCCTTTGAGCTCTCCCAGCTGCAGGTCTACAGCGTCAACACCAGCTGGAGCGTCAGCGACCTGCGCTTCACTCGCATCCAGGACCCTCAGAGAGGAGAG ATCTTGACGTTTAAGGAGATCAGCTGGCAGATGATCCGCATCGAGGCCGACGCCATTCAGAGTGTCGAGCACGAGATGTTGAGCGCTCCTATCCGCCTCATTACCAACATGTCCAAGATCCGGGTCACTCTCAAGAGACGG ATTAAGGACTGCAACGTGGTGGCCTCCAAGCTGATTCTGATCCTGGATGACCTGCTGTGGGTGCTGACCGACTCGCAGCTCAAAGCCATGGTGCAGTACGCCAAATCTCTCAGCGAGGTCATGGAAAAATCCGCGCAGCAGCGAAAGAGCATGGCCACAGAGGACCAG GTGTCGTCTGCACCACCATCAACGCAGCAAGTGCGAGCCCAGCAAGCGCCCACAGCAGCCGACCCCAGCGCAACCATGGCCGGGCTGTTCAGTGCCTACGACGTACGCGAGACCTCGCATCACCTCCAGATCAAACACCTGGACCTGCACATCTGCGATGACGTCCATGCTAAAGACAAAG CAAACAATAAGAGGATAACTGGTGGAGCGATGCAGCTTTCCTTCAGTTCCATCACCTTGGACTACTACCCTTTTCACCGAGCAG GTGACAGCTGCGCCCACTGGATGCACTACGGCGAGGTCACCAAGAGCAGGGAGGGCTGGGCTCGGAGTCTGCTCGACGAGTTTAAGTCTAACGTTGAGATGTTAAAGTCCGCCGTTCGAGACCTGCAAGGCCCGCCCCCTGGCCACGGTTCCCCTCAACACG GCAGGATAAGCACTTCCTCCAGCACTTCATTcaatccccctccaccccagcCCCACAAGACTCAGCTCATGTCCAGCTCTGTTGTCCTCAGGATGGCTGACTTCAGCATCTACCAG gtgtcaACAGCGGACCAGCGTCGCTCCAGTCCAAAAACGATGCTCTCTTGCAATAAGAAATCCTTGTACCTTCCTCCGGAGATGCCGGCCATTCACGTAGAGTTCACGGAGTATTACTTCCCCGATGGAAAAGAGTATCCCA TCCCGTGCCCCAACCTCTATGTCCAGCTGAATGCCCTGCAGCTCGTGTTGGATCCTCGCAGCCTGGTGTGGCTCAACCTTTTCGCCCTCGACCTCCGGCAGAGTCTGGAGCAGTTCATGGAAATCTACAAGCTGAACGACTCCCAAAAGCCCGACGAGCACGTCGACATCAAGGTGGACGGTCTGatgctgaag CTTGTGATTCCCACCGACCGGGAGGCCTCCTACCCCGCCGATCTGCCTCGCTCCATCTCGGTTCAGACCTCGGAAATGGTGGCGACCAACACCCGCCACCCCAGCAACTGCACGCGCGCCAACCTTGAGGCTTTGCTGCAGGCGTTTGAAGAGGAGCCCTTCTTTTCTCCCGGCTTCTCTTCGTTCCCGCGatcgtcctcctcttttcccgtCCTCCATCCCGTCTTTCAGCGCCACGCTCACGAACACGACACCAAGCTCCATGACATTTACAGAGGCCTGGTGACGCCCACGACGAGCGCAGACGCGCTCAAGACGCCGGCCGCCATCGACTTTTGGGCTTTGCACTTTGCCCAGTTCTGGGTGGACTACGAAGGCACGCGCGGGGGGAAGGGCCGGCCGCAGCCCTTCGTGGACTCCTTTCCGCTTACGGTGTGGGCTTGTCAGCCTTCCAAGATCGTCCAGCACCAGGAACGGCTCAGAGAGGCTGCTCAGTCGGGGCCACGCCGGAGTTCATCCGGGGAGGCCGTCGCTCGCCTCCAGAGGAAACGGCTGCTGAAGGAGTATTATAGCATGGAGGGTGTCCCGCCACCGTGTCACAGCTCTGACCCCCCTCTGCTGCATAGTAACGGAATCCATAACCGCCTCTCATTGGACAACCCGCCTTCTCTGTCGCCCTCGAGTGAAGATGCAGGAGTGCACGTGCTGGTGCATGTGCAGAAGCACTTAAGCGCACAG GTGAGCCATCGACAGTACGTGTTCCTGATGTTTCTCCAGCGGAGCATCAAGTCCCTGCAGCAGACGATACAGCGGGACTTGGAGGAGATGGGCTCCAAGAGAGACCGTAAAGGTCCTGCTCAGAAAGCGGGGGACCACCAGCCTTTCACAGCCTGCCTGGGGCTCCTGCTGAAAAGCGCAGaggtctctctcctcctgaagccCTTCCCCCAGCCGGAGGGCTCCGGCTCTCCTTTGGGCTCGGAGCTGTCCCCTTCGGAGAGTCGAGGCACTCTGGACCCAGGGGTGGAAAAGGACAGTGAGGGGCTTGGCCCGGGGGCTGAAGGAGGTGCAGCCAAAGGGGCCTGTACAGTAGACCAGCTGTTGTGTGGAGGAGGCTCAGGAAGTGGGACGGCACACGTCCCCGCTCCTCTCAGCCCCATCTTGTCTTCCGGCACGCGCACGGACTCGGATCAGAGAGTCTCAGTGGAAGAGAGGACTAAGAACTCTGGGAGGTGGAGTTCAGATAATGGtggtgaggggggaggggacgggGCGGCCGAAGAGGTGACATCTGGTTTAGGTTTAAAAGCCCAGACAAGTGACCCCCTGCCCACTGAGCTCCACGGCAACAAAGACCCCACCAAGATGCCTCAGTCAATATCCAG GAAAGGAAGTTTGTCTGTGGTTTCTGATCTTCTCAGCTCCTCAAACTCCAGCAGATCCACTTCCCTTTATTCCATATCCAACAT TGGTCGTTTGATGCGAGACCGTTCCCAGTCCAGTTTCTCTGTTTCCTATAAGAACATGAAGAAGAGCCCCTCCCTGCAATCGCTGGACAATATCTCTATAGACAGTTATTTGATGGAAGATGGGGACACCTACAGTTTACTGGAGAGAG ATGACGTTTCCATCTCAGGCTTTAAGGACGCCATCACCGAACAGAGCGCCACTGAAGCAACGACGGTTCAGGAGCAAGAGGAGGCGGTGTCCCCAGACACTGTCAGCGCCACCTCCCAGAGCACTGACGACCCCACCAAAGATACA GTGTCGGTGCTGGTACTGAAAgtgcagtctgtgtgtgtgggcatggaGGCGGTGGGCGAGAGCACCGCTGTGGCTCTGGAGGTGGGCCAGGTCACGCCCACCCAGCTGGGCAACATGTGTCTCAGGCAGTACCTCAGCAACCGCAGTCTGG GCGCCGACACCGGCCCAGGCAAGGACGGCGGCCCCCAGAGCCCCGAGGTGCGTGCCCTCCTGGAGAGCGGGCCCCGCGCCGCCGCTCACTCCAAGCTGGCCGAGCGCAACGGCTTCCTGCGGCTGCAGCTCCACGGGTACCGGGCGAGCTTCTTGACGGAAACGCTGCGAAACCTGGCCCACTTCCTGGAGGACGACACGACGCCGCGGGTGCTGCCCATGGAGATCAGCGTGAGGGACACGCACGTCAATTTGAAG GACGCCGGTTCGACCGATTCTGAGCCCTCGCCCGTCACCCTGCACGTGGACGACCTCATCATACACAGACGAGACGACGGCTCTTTCTCCGTTGGAG CTGCGGAGAAGCGACCCAGGGAAGAGGCCGCGCCGACTGTCTTTACCCAGGGCCCTTTTTATGAAGCAAGCAACAGCGTCTGCAGAGTCTCCAAGGCAACACAAACCCAAGCCCCATCCAGGAGTCCCTCCAGAGAGAAG atgctggaggaggagaacgaaTGTTTGAAACTGGAGCTGTCCCGAGCCAAAATGGCGCTGGCAGAGGCCCAGATGGAGAAGGACTCGCTGCTGCACCGCATGAAGAATCTCAAAGTGAGCACCAGTTAG
- the bltp3b gene encoding UHRF1-binding protein 1-like isoform X1: MAGLIKKQILKHLSRFAKDLSPDQINLSTLKGEGHLTNLELDKEVLQSLLDLPTWLAINRVCCNKATIRIPWTKLKTHPISLTLDKVEMEMSTCDEPRPPNGPSPIATASGQSEYGFAEKVVEGMSLSINSIIIKIRAKAFNASFELSQLQVYSVNTSWSVSDLRFTRIQDPQRGEILTFKEISWQMIRIEADAIQSVEHEMLSAPIRLITNMSKIRVTLKRRIKDCNVVASKLILILDDLLWVLTDSQLKAMVQYAKSLSEVMEKSAQQRKSMATEDQVSSAPPSTQQVRAQQAPTAADPSATMAGLFSAYDVRETSHHLQIKHLDLHICDDVHAKDKANNKRITGGAMQLSFSSITLDYYPFHRAGDSCAHWMHYGEVTKSREGWARSLLDEFKSNVEMLKSAVRDLQGPPPGHGSPQHGRISTSSSTSFNPPPPQPHKTQLMSSSVVLRMADFSIYQVSTADQRRSSPKTMLSCNKKSLYLPPEMPAIHVEFTEYYFPDGKEYPIPCPNLYVQLNALQLVLDPRSLVWLNLFALDLRQSLEQFMEIYKLNDSQKPDEHVDIKVDGLMLKLVIPTDREASYPADLPRSISVQTSEMVATNTRHPSNCTRANLEALLQAFEEEPFFSPGFSSFPRSSSSFPVLHPVFQRHAHEHDTKLHDIYRGLVTPTTSADALKTPAAIDFWALHFAQFWVDYEGTRGGKGRPQPFVDSFPLTVWACQPSKIVQHQERLREAAQSGPRRSSSGEAVARLQRKRLLKEYYSMEGVPPPCHSSDPPLLHSNGIHNRLSLDNPPSLSPSSEDAGVHVLVHVQKHLSAQVSHRQYVFLMFLQRSIKSLQQTIQRDLEEMGSKRDRKGPAQKAGDHQPFTACLGLLLKSAEVSLLLKPFPQPEGSGSPLGSELSPSESRGTLDPGVEKDSEGLGPGAEGGAAKGACTVDQLLCGGGSGSGTAHVPAPLSPILSSGTRTDSDQRVSVEERTKNSGRWSSDNGGEGGGDGAAEEVTSGLGLKAQTSDPLPTELHGNKDPTKMPQSISRKGSLSVVSDLLSSSNSSRSTSLYSISNIGRLMRDRSQSSFSVSYKNMKKSPSLQSLDNISIDSYLMEDGDTYSLLERDDVSISGFKDAITEQSATEATTVQEQEEAVSPDTVSATSQSTDDPTKDTVSVLVLKVQSVCVGMEAVGESTAVALEVGQVTPTQLGNMCLRQYLSNRSLGMVCSVPIPAQSSQGADTGPGKDGGPQSPEVRALLESGPRAAAHSKLAERNGFLRLQLHGYRASFLTETLRNLAHFLEDDTTPRVLPMEISVRDTHVNLKDAGSTDSEPSPVTLHVDDLIIHRRDDGSFSVGAAEKRPREEAAPTVFTQGPFYEASNSVCRVSKATQTQAPSRSPSREKMLEEENECLKLELSRAKMALAEAQMEKDSLLHRMKNLKVSTS; encoded by the exons GTTCGCTAAGGACCTGTCACCAGATCAGATCAACCTGAGCACACTGAAGGGGGAGGGTCACCTGACCAACCTGGAGCTGGACAAGGAGGTCCTCCAGAGCCTGCTGGACCTGCCCACCTGGCTGGCCATCAACCGTGTGTGCTGCAACAAGGCCACCATCAGG ATACCATGGACAAAGTTGAAGACACATCCAATCTCTTTG ACCCTGGATAAAGTCGAGATGGAGATGAGCACGTGCGACGAGCCTCGGCCCCCCAACGGGCCCTCTCCCATAGCGACGGCCTCAGGACAAAG TGAATATGGGTTTGCGGAGAAGGTCGTGGAGGGGATGTCGCTGTCCATCAACTCCATCATCATCAAGATCAGGGCCAAGGCCTTCAACGCCTCCTTTGAGCTCTCCCAGCTGCAGGTCTACAGCGTCAACACCAGCTGGAGCGTCAGCGACCTGCGCTTCACTCGCATCCAGGACCCTCAGAGAGGAGAG ATCTTGACGTTTAAGGAGATCAGCTGGCAGATGATCCGCATCGAGGCCGACGCCATTCAGAGTGTCGAGCACGAGATGTTGAGCGCTCCTATCCGCCTCATTACCAACATGTCCAAGATCCGGGTCACTCTCAAGAGACGG ATTAAGGACTGCAACGTGGTGGCCTCCAAGCTGATTCTGATCCTGGATGACCTGCTGTGGGTGCTGACCGACTCGCAGCTCAAAGCCATGGTGCAGTACGCCAAATCTCTCAGCGAGGTCATGGAAAAATCCGCGCAGCAGCGAAAGAGCATGGCCACAGAGGACCAG GTGTCGTCTGCACCACCATCAACGCAGCAAGTGCGAGCCCAGCAAGCGCCCACAGCAGCCGACCCCAGCGCAACCATGGCCGGGCTGTTCAGTGCCTACGACGTACGCGAGACCTCGCATCACCTCCAGATCAAACACCTGGACCTGCACATCTGCGATGACGTCCATGCTAAAGACAAAG CAAACAATAAGAGGATAACTGGTGGAGCGATGCAGCTTTCCTTCAGTTCCATCACCTTGGACTACTACCCTTTTCACCGAGCAG GTGACAGCTGCGCCCACTGGATGCACTACGGCGAGGTCACCAAGAGCAGGGAGGGCTGGGCTCGGAGTCTGCTCGACGAGTTTAAGTCTAACGTTGAGATGTTAAAGTCCGCCGTTCGAGACCTGCAAGGCCCGCCCCCTGGCCACGGTTCCCCTCAACACG GCAGGATAAGCACTTCCTCCAGCACTTCATTcaatccccctccaccccagcCCCACAAGACTCAGCTCATGTCCAGCTCTGTTGTCCTCAGGATGGCTGACTTCAGCATCTACCAG gtgtcaACAGCGGACCAGCGTCGCTCCAGTCCAAAAACGATGCTCTCTTGCAATAAGAAATCCTTGTACCTTCCTCCGGAGATGCCGGCCATTCACGTAGAGTTCACGGAGTATTACTTCCCCGATGGAAAAGAGTATCCCA TCCCGTGCCCCAACCTCTATGTCCAGCTGAATGCCCTGCAGCTCGTGTTGGATCCTCGCAGCCTGGTGTGGCTCAACCTTTTCGCCCTCGACCTCCGGCAGAGTCTGGAGCAGTTCATGGAAATCTACAAGCTGAACGACTCCCAAAAGCCCGACGAGCACGTCGACATCAAGGTGGACGGTCTGatgctgaag CTTGTGATTCCCACCGACCGGGAGGCCTCCTACCCCGCCGATCTGCCTCGCTCCATCTCGGTTCAGACCTCGGAAATGGTGGCGACCAACACCCGCCACCCCAGCAACTGCACGCGCGCCAACCTTGAGGCTTTGCTGCAGGCGTTTGAAGAGGAGCCCTTCTTTTCTCCCGGCTTCTCTTCGTTCCCGCGatcgtcctcctcttttcccgtCCTCCATCCCGTCTTTCAGCGCCACGCTCACGAACACGACACCAAGCTCCATGACATTTACAGAGGCCTGGTGACGCCCACGACGAGCGCAGACGCGCTCAAGACGCCGGCCGCCATCGACTTTTGGGCTTTGCACTTTGCCCAGTTCTGGGTGGACTACGAAGGCACGCGCGGGGGGAAGGGCCGGCCGCAGCCCTTCGTGGACTCCTTTCCGCTTACGGTGTGGGCTTGTCAGCCTTCCAAGATCGTCCAGCACCAGGAACGGCTCAGAGAGGCTGCTCAGTCGGGGCCACGCCGGAGTTCATCCGGGGAGGCCGTCGCTCGCCTCCAGAGGAAACGGCTGCTGAAGGAGTATTATAGCATGGAGGGTGTCCCGCCACCGTGTCACAGCTCTGACCCCCCTCTGCTGCATAGTAACGGAATCCATAACCGCCTCTCATTGGACAACCCGCCTTCTCTGTCGCCCTCGAGTGAAGATGCAGGAGTGCACGTGCTGGTGCATGTGCAGAAGCACTTAAGCGCACAG GTGAGCCATCGACAGTACGTGTTCCTGATGTTTCTCCAGCGGAGCATCAAGTCCCTGCAGCAGACGATACAGCGGGACTTGGAGGAGATGGGCTCCAAGAGAGACCGTAAAGGTCCTGCTCAGAAAGCGGGGGACCACCAGCCTTTCACAGCCTGCCTGGGGCTCCTGCTGAAAAGCGCAGaggtctctctcctcctgaagccCTTCCCCCAGCCGGAGGGCTCCGGCTCTCCTTTGGGCTCGGAGCTGTCCCCTTCGGAGAGTCGAGGCACTCTGGACCCAGGGGTGGAAAAGGACAGTGAGGGGCTTGGCCCGGGGGCTGAAGGAGGTGCAGCCAAAGGGGCCTGTACAGTAGACCAGCTGTTGTGTGGAGGAGGCTCAGGAAGTGGGACGGCACACGTCCCCGCTCCTCTCAGCCCCATCTTGTCTTCCGGCACGCGCACGGACTCGGATCAGAGAGTCTCAGTGGAAGAGAGGACTAAGAACTCTGGGAGGTGGAGTTCAGATAATGGtggtgaggggggaggggacgggGCGGCCGAAGAGGTGACATCTGGTTTAGGTTTAAAAGCCCAGACAAGTGACCCCCTGCCCACTGAGCTCCACGGCAACAAAGACCCCACCAAGATGCCTCAGTCAATATCCAG GAAAGGAAGTTTGTCTGTGGTTTCTGATCTTCTCAGCTCCTCAAACTCCAGCAGATCCACTTCCCTTTATTCCATATCCAACAT TGGTCGTTTGATGCGAGACCGTTCCCAGTCCAGTTTCTCTGTTTCCTATAAGAACATGAAGAAGAGCCCCTCCCTGCAATCGCTGGACAATATCTCTATAGACAGTTATTTGATGGAAGATGGGGACACCTACAGTTTACTGGAGAGAG ATGACGTTTCCATCTCAGGCTTTAAGGACGCCATCACCGAACAGAGCGCCACTGAAGCAACGACGGTTCAGGAGCAAGAGGAGGCGGTGTCCCCAGACACTGTCAGCGCCACCTCCCAGAGCACTGACGACCCCACCAAAGATACA GTGTCGGTGCTGGTACTGAAAgtgcagtctgtgtgtgtgggcatggaGGCGGTGGGCGAGAGCACCGCTGTGGCTCTGGAGGTGGGCCAGGTCACGCCCACCCAGCTGGGCAACATGTGTCTCAGGCAGTACCTCAGCAACCGCAGTCTGG GTATGGTGTGTTCAGTACCAATACCTGCACAAAGCAGCCAAG GCGCCGACACCGGCCCAGGCAAGGACGGCGGCCCCCAGAGCCCCGAGGTGCGTGCCCTCCTGGAGAGCGGGCCCCGCGCCGCCGCTCACTCCAAGCTGGCCGAGCGCAACGGCTTCCTGCGGCTGCAGCTCCACGGGTACCGGGCGAGCTTCTTGACGGAAACGCTGCGAAACCTGGCCCACTTCCTGGAGGACGACACGACGCCGCGGGTGCTGCCCATGGAGATCAGCGTGAGGGACACGCACGTCAATTTGAAG GACGCCGGTTCGACCGATTCTGAGCCCTCGCCCGTCACCCTGCACGTGGACGACCTCATCATACACAGACGAGACGACGGCTCTTTCTCCGTTGGAG CTGCGGAGAAGCGACCCAGGGAAGAGGCCGCGCCGACTGTCTTTACCCAGGGCCCTTTTTATGAAGCAAGCAACAGCGTCTGCAGAGTCTCCAAGGCAACACAAACCCAAGCCCCATCCAGGAGTCCCTCCAGAGAGAAG atgctggaggaggagaacgaaTGTTTGAAACTGGAGCTGTCCCGAGCCAAAATGGCGCTGGCAGAGGCCCAGATGGAGAAGGACTCGCTGCTGCACCGCATGAAGAATCTCAAAGTGAGCACCAGTTAG